In Trichocoleus sp. FACHB-46, the following proteins share a genomic window:
- a CDS encoding RNA methyltransferase: protein MSLPQRPSIARDRYAQLPRQDLVVCASLVQNPANLGGLCRTAEAFRVESVVVADLALTQNLAFRNLAVSAHHWQPLEACSISALPAWIAAQQQVGYSASALDLRADAVPLSEFSFPRRAVLVLGRELTGIPAEIANLCDAAIAIPQFGMVESLNVQTAAAIAMYEYGRQYPLSELGS, encoded by the coding sequence ATGTCTCTGCCTCAGCGACCCTCGATTGCTCGCGATCGCTATGCCCAATTGCCCCGACAAGATTTGGTGGTTTGCGCCAGCTTGGTTCAGAATCCAGCTAACTTGGGTGGGCTGTGTCGCACTGCGGAGGCGTTTCGAGTGGAGTCGGTGGTGGTGGCAGATTTAGCCCTGACCCAGAATTTGGCGTTTAGGAATTTGGCTGTTTCAGCTCACCATTGGCAACCTTTAGAAGCTTGTTCGATTTCGGCTTTGCCTGCCTGGATTGCGGCTCAGCAGCAGGTAGGTTATTCTGCGAGCGCGCTGGATTTAAGGGCTGATGCGGTGCCTTTGTCTGAGTTCAGTTTTCCTAGGCGAGCGGTGTTGGTGTTGGGGCGTGAGCTGACGGGGATTCCAGCGGAGATTGCAAATCTTTGTGATGCGGCGATCGCGATTCCTCAGTTTGGCATGGTGGAGTCTTTGAATGTGCAAACTGCGGCGGCGATCGCGATGTATGAGTATGGGCGGCAGTATCCTTTATCTGAGTTGGGTTCGTGA